ATATGTGCTTGGCggtcgtccacttctacacggtgacgccctctctttcccatggtgatgaagatcacgatccgtggacgaatctctcccaaggggggggatgatgcggagcatccctcgaccatccccatggacgtcCCGTCACCACCACAAGCACGAAGagaaccaatgacaagagcacacgCATGTGCCGTCGAAACCGAGGttaaccctttcctcttcgagtttcattcggattcacacgggagtcggattctacctcaaatggaaactCTATGCACTCTTAGGTACCATGAAGAAGACAGTGAAGAGGTGAGGACGGAGGAGCAAGCACCTATGGAGGAGGAGACGGAAGAAGGACGCTCGAGACGTGAAGCAAAGGAGGTCCCGGACTACCCCGGGTGCCCGACCACCTCCTACAACCGGCTGGGCGAGCCCCTagccgccccgggtgcccggccaggaaggccccgggtgcccggcccttgcATGGCGCTGGCCTCGGCCGcctcgggtgcccggccccttGCCTGGGCGCTGCCCCCGCCACCCcgggtggccggcctcctcctggGCATGGCCACAGCcccaccgggtgcccgggccatcaaCCCTCGGGTGCCCGGCCCCTATAGCCACTTGGTCACGACCTCCCTGACCGGACCGGGTGCCCGGTCCTctgcaccccgggtgcccggataTCTCCTACCGTATCCcctccgggtgcccggacccctttaccccgggtgcccggacccctctgGTTGTGCCTGTGTGCACTATGGGCAAAAGACCCTTGTACCCCCATTTTTCCCCAATTATGTCCCTAGCCTATATAAACTCTTCCCCTAGATCATTAgagaggatagcaaagtatatgtAAGATATTGAGAGAGcattgctcatcttcctcctcttggatatcatgacctcctaagggagaagatcctcttgtggatatcaaggcctcctcttggagaaggatcctcatcataggatcatcaagacctctttcctcataggattgggatgaagtagttacctcttgtatcttcttgtgttggatttggacctttgtatctctctttgtgtgattggatctagcacatgtgtgattggatcaagtcaatttgagtattcctcttgttttgcccctttgtgttcttcttgttcttggggatttcccctccaattcgtgaaagatctccatctagggttccaccctacaacagatgttttatatacattattatgctattttatatctttttgggactaacctattaacctagtgcctaagTGTGAGctgctattttttccttgtttttgtcttttacagaaaaatcaataccaaacggaacgaaactttttgacgatttttcttggacaagatGAGACCTATGAGGTTGTGGTCCCCCTGAGGCCCTTCTAACCCTAATctcagctccataaatacccaaatattccccgtataccagaggtcacaccaaaaatacttttccgccgccgcaagtttctgtcctcTTGAGATCCCATTTGGAGACCTGTTCcgatactctgccggagggggattcgatcatggagggtctATACATTACTTTGTTGCCCTTCcaatgatatgtgagtagtttatcatagacttacgggtccatagctagtagctagatggcttcttctctctctttgatcttgaatacaatgttctcctcgatgttcttggagatctattcgatgtaatcttcttttgcagtgcgtttgttgagatccgatgaattgtgggttatgatcagattatttatgaaaattatttgagtcttctctgaacacttttatgcatgattaagatagctttgtatttctctccgatctattgatttggtttggccaactagattgatcttttctcgcaatgggagaggtgctttgtaatgggttcaatcttgcggtctcctcgcccaatgacagaagggatagcgaggcacgtatttgtatttttgccattaaggataaaatggtggggtttattcatattgattggatctatccatctacatcatgtcatcttgctaagGTGTTTCCGTTCTTGTtagcttaatacactagatgcatgctggatagcgatcgatgtgtggagtaatagtagtagatgcaggcaggaatcagtctacttgtcacagacgtgatgcctatattcatgatcattgccttagatatcgtcataattattctcttttctatcaattgctcaacagtaatttgtttacccaccgtatgctttctttcaagagagaagcctctactgaaaattatggcccccgggtctattcttatcatattattttcagatctacaaaacccaaaaataccttgctgcaatttatttacctttactttattttgcacttttatttatcttttatacctatctctatcagatctcatctttgtaagtaaccgtgaagggattaacaacccctttatcacgttgggtgcaagtatttgtttgtttgtgcaggtgctatcattggagacttgtgtgttcctcctattgaattgataccttggttcttaattgaggaaAATATTtgtctctactttgttgcatcaccctttcctcttcaagggaaaaagcaacacaagctcaaaagtagcaACTAGCCACAACATCTTATTCACTGTGCTGAAATGCTATTTTTCTACTGAAATGCAATCGAATGTTGGTATTGAATAATATGTGTATGGGTTTCCCCACGCCGATCAAAAACCAGACGGGTATGGGAACATTTTTATCTCCGCGGACGGgtatggggatgatcatgggaagGCTGTCGCAGGGACGGGGATGGGAGTCCAATACCCGCCTGGGTAATCCCCATTGCCAGCCTCAGTTGTCGCACCCATCTCTTAAAATAAGAGTTTTTATATATCTCTGGTTATCGTTTGGTCAAATGTAGGATCATAGAAATGTTCAAACCTCTTTTATCTTAGATGGAGATCACATATTCTATATTGTTTTTCTTTGACAAGGATGATCACTAAAAACCTCCAATTTAATTTCTCTTCGAAAAATTCCCAACAGAGTCCACACACCATACTCAGTATGAACTCAAATAGTATGTAATGATCTTCGCAACAACTATGGGACATCCTCTAGTTAAGTTGAGATAAAGTACCATGAAGTTTCCATAATCCATATGCGTCATCTCATCAACTCATCTACTTGGCTTAAAAGCCACAGCCTTAATGGTTTCTTCCTAGGAAATTCATCTCCTTTCCTCATAAGAAATTACTATGATCCACACCGGAGCTGCAAAATGATAATTGCAAACAACTAGGTCATTTCTCAATGCTAGCCCAATAATGAATCCTAACTGGCCAATGCCCTACGACAGACTTGGGTTGCACTCAAGATCTGGTGCCCAAGTCTCTATAACCAACCCACTAGAATTGTAAATAGTTTTTTAGCCTTTTATAGAGGAAATCAGCCGTCTAACTACGCAATGAGCAAACCATAGATCATACTTGGTCAGCAATCTCCAAACCTTTAAAAAGACACTCCATGAACAAAAACTACACTTTGTTGTTATTCTTGCAATACAGTGAGTTGGTAGGCAAAAAGCCCTCTCTTGGTAATAGAGGGTAAATGGCTATTGATGGCGACAAAAAATATTTCCATCTCTCCTCTCTCTCAGCATTTCTTTACTAAAAAAATCAAAGTCATTGAAGATTAGGGGTTGGAATCTTTTAACCACGACCACAAATCTATTATTCTCAAATCTGGAACTACAAAAAAATAGCTGGAACTTCTCCCTTCAGTCTATGTACCCTGACCCTATTTCTCAACTATTGTCCTTGTGATCCGTTCGACCAATAAATTATGACGCCTTCTTTCGAATAAACCCCATTACTAGCCCTAGGTTGTATGGCTTTGGCATCGGTTTCTAAGAAAATATACTCGCACTGTATTAAACATGCCATTCACCCCATTTTTTCCATTGACTGTCCTCCTTCCAAACAAAGATGCAACCATGTCAGCTGACACCTTTGCCACCTACCCCCTAAAGCCTTAGCCAAACTGCTTACCAGCTGACTTAAATGCTTTATCCCTCTTTTCGTCCACAAGGAGGAACCAAACAAGTTGATAAAGCGATGGGATATCACTGAAAACTTCATTGACGATGCTAACCTTTTGAGTTGTTATCACTCTAGGAAAGCACATATTATGTTTGATAAACTTGACTTCAACAAAGCTTTCAACTCATATCACTGGGGGCCTCCTTAACAATTCTATCGCACATGAGTTTCCCATAGACCTTGTTCTCTTCGGTCCACCTAATCTTTCATTCAAGTGAAACTGATGTCCTGCTCAATGGTGTCCCCTGAAATTGGATCAACTATAAGAGTATCCCCCTTTTTCCAATATGTTTTCAACATAGTTGTTGCCTTGCTCCAACGCATGGTCATCCATGCCCACAACAATGGCCTTCCGTGTCAGCCTATCTACCCTAATGTCCCTCCCACTATCCTCCAACTTACACTGGCATTCAACTTAAAATTATTCTTCATGACTTTGCCCTTCAACAAGCCTTGCCATAAACTTCCACAAAATAACTTATGTGTCACCTCACATCAGCCCCAGGTTGTTATCGATGTTGCCTCTTCCATTGGTTGTGATGTCTCCTTCTGTTAGACTCCCTCCATCATTTGCATCCATCCGCCTTCCAGTCCATCGTCCTTAACTTCCATAGTTACCTCTCTGGCTGGGCAGCCTGCCTACTGTCTCGAGGAGCTAGACTAACTTTGTCCTTGAATCCCTTGCCACTTCATGTCTAACACGATTAGACTGGGCCACCAAGGAAACTTGCATAGGGGCTCAGTGTCTCGTTGCTCGGCAAAATATTTGCAAACCAAAATAATTTGTTTTCGAGCCATTACAAaacctgttgcttcaaaataaTTGCTCACTTATGAAATTTCCCTTCAAACTTTTACATATTCCAGATCTCCATGGGTCCATTTGTTCCACTTGCGATACTCTACCGCCATTGCCAACAAACAAAACAACCCATCCTTTTTTTTAAACAATCAACAACCAACTTCAAGCCTTCAACAACTATCCTTTGTCCTCACCAACAATGGCCTATCCACCTTCTTCTAGGCTAACAGTTGGATCCTGGACCAACCTTTATCCAATGCCTTCCCTGACCTATTCTCATTATACCAACACCACAATCCTAGTCCCAAGAATCATGTTTGATGGTCTGTTATAAGGAACCACCTTATTGGTGTTGTCTTGATAGAATTGGGTGTTGTTTTGTCATTGTTGCGGGATTTCAAAACAAATGGATCCAATGATGAAAGATTCCTCACTCATCAGACTTCATTTTTGTCAATGAAAGCATACAACTTGCTCACCTCAAAAGACGACAAAGACTTCAATGCTACTCTTTTGGAATTCCAAAGTGCCAACAAAGCTCAAAATCTTTATGGACTCCTCTTCAAATACCGGCTAAGCTCTAAAGACAATCTCTCCCACGAGAACATCACGGAGAACAGTTTTTGCCCAAGGTACGATGTTGCTTCCAAAGATGCGCTACACAATTCATCCACCACCGAAGGCCGCCCCAAGTATGGCTTGGCTTGGGCCTTACGTACACCCTATCCATTGCTCAGATTTGGGACATGGACACCTCGGGCACCTCGGCTTCAACATCACGCCTTCGGTTGTGCACCCCGGTCTTTGGAAAATTTAGGATTCAAGGAATGGCTTGGTCTTCCACAATGAGTCTAACTCTTATGTTGCAACTATTAGAAACATCGTTTCCAACTTGATGTCTAGACTTTTAGCTACAAGGAACCTGATTAGAGGTCGTCGCTATTTCTTGGCGGCAATACCTCTCCTTGCCCGCTAGCACATCTATGTATATCACTTGTCAACTTGTTGATACTTTCAGTAATATATTCAGGCGAGgatccatcctcctcctccttccccggtGATTGTTCAAAAAACACATGGCCACAAGACCCAAAGAACCAAGCTCCTGTAAAGTCAAATTATCATAGTGATGGCCAAGGTGGCATTAGAGTTGCACGAGCCAAATGATGCCAACTAAAGTCAATATTAATAGTACCGCCAAACCATTATACAGATATAGTCAATATCTGCATAATTACTTCCTTCCCTAAAGTAGCTTTGTGCATTTTAAGATGATTCACCGATCACCGCTTGCACTTTGCGCAATAATGGTTGCTCCTCGCCATCGTAGAGCCGCACAGGTAGCAGAAGCAGTGCCCGCACCTGCAAATCAGAGGAAACAATGAAATAAATAGTTTGCACTCGGCGCACATAAAAAAATTGACTGTTGGTGTGCAGGAGCGAGATTCAGTGAAGCTGCAGCTACCTGCAGGCGATGAAGGTGCAGCCGTCCACCCTCTCGACGTAGATCTTGCACTTGGGGCACCGCTGCCACTTGCTCTGCTGCGCCACCTTCCTCAGCAGCAGGTCCTCCCGCCCGCGCTCGTCGTCCCCGAGCCGCTGAAACTCGGCGCACTCCACCCCCTCGTGCCACGGCACCTTGCACTTCGCGCAGAACACCCGCTTGCAATGGGGGCACTCCACCTTCGCCGCCGCGTCGCCGTCCCCGGGGTCGTCGTCCACCAGCAGCGCCGAGCAGTCCTTGAAGGGGCAGTAGAACTTGAGCTCGCCGAGCGCCATGTCGCAGAGCGCGGCGCCCCACCTGTGGAACAGCGGCGCCGGGATCACGCGCCGGCACTCCTCCGGGTGCAGCACGCCGTCCTTGCAGCCCGGGTCGGGGCAGCCGATGGCCAGCAGGTTCTCCTCCACCCTCGCGGCGATGTACTGCCTCACGCAGCCGGCGCAGAACGCGTGCCGGCACCCGGGGATGCGGAAGCGCTCGACGCCGGGAACCGTCTCCATGCAGATCGTGCAGTCGAAGCCCTTGGCGCTGTTGGAGCATTCGCCTTTCTCGAACAGCTTCCTCTTGCCGCTGGCGATGTCTTTGAGGAAGATCAAGCTGCAGCCATCATCGTCGTACAGATCGATCACTTGAGGGGGGCTGTCGTCGTCCAAGTCGATGACTTGACGCGTCTCTGGTTTCGACGGAGATCTGCTGGAATCGACAGGAAACAGGGGCAGCTCCGATCCTAGTTTGCGCCTCCCCTTGCGGCCTGGAATGGACCATTCGGAGGCCCCGGCGACGGCGGTTCCGGAGGAGGAGGGGACGGTGGCCTGGTCGCGAGAGGGGTCGAGGGAGAGGAGGATGGCCTGCTGGATCTGCATCTCCTCGCGGCTGTTGGAGGAGCCAAGGACTGTCACGTCGTCGTCCTCGTCGGACGAGATGTCGATGGGGCAGAAGGGAGCGTCGGccttcgcggcggcggcggcggtggcggaggcggaggaCGCCATGGCCGGCGACGGGTGGTGTcccgccggcggcggcgctgctctGCTTCCCATCCGTCGTTGGTTGTGGGCTGGGGCAGTTTCAAATTGGAGGAGATTGCGGGACGCGTGGACGGGTGCGATCTActggtgcgagagagagagagagaggtgggggcTGGATTTTGTTGGATGTGGTGAATCAaaattaggccaactccaccgcgcgacttcAAACGGACGTCCGGTTTGGTCGGATTTTTTCTCTTTGGGTAGGacgatggggtcgtgtccgggcctgtcctgggatgtggtggccgtgcgcccagcgcgctgTCGCATCCGTTTGCCCCATCCTGCCCGCCAGGGCTAAAAATGTCCATATTTTCATATCAAAACTagtttgcacgtccaaatatttgtctgaaaatgaaaatagttttacaacccaattgaaattgtctttaataaaatagttttacaaccaaatcgaaattgtcttgactgaacataaaatgatacatctattggttgccaatgtaaTCCCACACGTACTCAACCAAGTCATTTTAAAGATCCAAATaagtgtgccaatcacgcagctcacggtggaattggacaaactgttcaaatgtggccggtttttggtgcaggggctcaacattttcaccttgataatcaaatccttggtcaaaGATACTCTCATCActctcgtcctcgacgatcatgttgtgcatgatcacacaagcagtcatcacctcccaaagcttcatTTCATTCCATGACAGTGCatggtttcgaacgataccccaccgggattggagcacaccaaaagcacgttccacatcctttctagcactctcttgcatttgggcaaatctctttctcttctcaccttggggtttcgagattgtcttcacaaaagttgaccactgaggacatataccatcagctagatagtatcccttgttgtactggtggccgttgatctcaaagttgacaggtggggagtggccttctgcaagccttgcgaagactggagaacgctgcagcacgttgatatcattgtgagaacctgtcatgccgaagaaagaatgccatatccaaagatcctgcgaagccaccgcttctaatatgacagtgcacgccttgacatgccccttgtattggccctgccaagcaaatggacagttcttccactcccagtgcatacaatctatgctgccaagcatgcctgaaaagcctctagctgcgttggtcaccaacaatctctctgtatcagcggcagttggctgcctcaagtactcagggccaaaca
This window of the Triticum aestivum cultivar Chinese Spring chromosome 5D, IWGSC CS RefSeq v2.1, whole genome shotgun sequence genome carries:
- the LOC123124859 gene encoding E3 ubiquitin-protein ligase RNF19B yields the protein MGSRAAPPPAGHHPSPAMASSASATAAAAAKADAPFCPIDISSDEDDDVTVLGSSNSREEMQIQQAILLSLDPSRDQATVPSSSGTAVAGASEWSIPGRKGRRKLGSELPLFPVDSSRSPSKPETRQVIDLDDDSPPQVIDLYDDDGCSLIFLKDIASGKRKLFEKGECSNSAKGFDCTICMETVPGVERFRIPGCRHAFCAGCVRQYIAARVEENLLAIGCPDPGCKDGVLHPEECRRVIPAPLFHRWGAALCDMALGELKFYCPFKDCSALLVDDDPGDGDAAAKVECPHCKRVFCAKCKVPWHEGVECAEFQRLGDDERGREDLLLRKVAQQSKWQRCPKCKIYVERVDGCTFIACRCGHCFCYLCGSTMARSNHYCAKCKR